The Hirundo rustica isolate bHirRus1 chromosome 29, bHirRus1.pri.v3, whole genome shotgun sequence genome window below encodes:
- the BGLAP gene encoding osteocalcin, translating into MKSLVLLTLLALLTLGLCRRAADGSTGTRDSPSSEAFVSRRASAEVVRRQKRNYGYDSSVYGAPRDPLEAKREVCELNPDCDELADQIGFQEAYRRYYGLV; encoded by the exons ATGAAGTCCCTCGTCCTGCTGACCCTCTTGGCCCTGCTCACCCTTGGCCTCTGCCGCAGAG CTGCCGACGGATCCACCGGCACCAGGGACTCGCCCAGCTCCGAAG ccttcGTCTCCAGACGCGCCAGTGCCGAGGTGGTGCGGAGACAGAAGCGGAATTACGGCTATGACAG CAGCGTCTATGGAGCCCCGCGGGACCCACTGGAGGCCAAGCGTGAGGTGTGCGAGCTCAACCCCGACTGTGACGAGCTGGCTGACCAGATTGGGTTCCAGGAAGCTTATCGGCGCTACTACGGGCTGGTGTAG